The nucleotide sequence TCTTAACTCCTTAATGGTTTTTAAAGCATGGATCATGACCGGCAGTCCGTGGGAATAGTTGTTGAACCATTAAGGGATTAAGGGATATTGAGGAACTTAATAGTTCTTAACTTCTTAATGTTCTAGAATGCGTGGATCATGACCGGCAGTCCGCAGGAATAGTTGTTGAACCATTAAGGAGTTAAGGGTCATTGAGGGGCTTAATAGTTCTTAACTCCTTAATGGTTTTTAAAGCATGGATCATGACAGGTAGTTCGCGGGAATAGTTGTTGAACCATCAAGGGATTAAGGGACATTGAGGAACTTAATAGTTCTTAACTTCTTAATGATTTTTAATGCATTGGATATAGCAGAGCACAAGTAATACAACTAAAGAAAATAATAATTACAACGGCACTGCCAGGTACAAATAAATGACAGTGCTGGAGCTGAAGAGCAGGACATGCATCCTGTTTCTTCGTGAGGGGGAGAAAACTGGTGCAGAACGCTGGCTTTATTGCCGGCGTCTCAGCGGTGGTATTATCCCTGGGGAAATTTGGTCATGTCCATGTAGATCACTTCCCAGTTGTGACCGTCCAGGTCTTCAAAGCACCGTTGCTGCATGAACCCGTAGTCCTTGGGATCGGCATATTGATTGCCTCCTGCGGCAATAGCCTTGTCGGCTATCTCGTTAACGGCCGCTGCGCTTTCGACGGTAATGGCATTAATGGCAGCAACGGTTTTCCGTGTGTCTGCGATCTCTTTGGACGAAAAATCCCTGAAATGCTCATGTGTCAGCAGCATCACAAAAATAGCATCTGTCAGCACCATACAGGCTCCTTTGTCATCTGTGAACTGCGGGTTGTTGGTAAAGCCGATAGCAGTATAGAAGTCCATTGATTTCTGAAGGTCCTGTACCGGAAGATTGATAAAGATCTGCTTGCTCATTTTATTTTGTTTTTAAAGATGAAATTATTTCTTGTTTGCAATACAAAAATAACACCTGCTGCTTCCGGAGAAGCTGTATAAAAAAGTCAAAATGCAGGTGTTTTGCGACAGGATAAAAGAAATATCATTTAAGTAAGTTGCATAATCTGTGGCTTACGGGGCTTTGGGTCCTGATGATCGTGCAAACAATCTTGACCGCAATCCGCTTACTGGTACAACATCTTTATCCGTTCTTCCTCCAGGTCGATCAGGAAGAGCTGTTCACGGATGATGGCTTCATCAAAGGCCGGATCTTTGTTTAATTCCGTCAGGTACCGGCGCTGACTTTCGAGCATTTCCAGGAAGATGATCCTTGCAGGGTGACTCATGCGTTCATCATCGGATGCCTTCAGTTTGGCTTCCCAGTGCTGCAGCATGTTTCTCGTTCCCGCCAGTTCCTGCTGGTCCTGGTCGTATTTGCCCTGAAGGAATTGATAGGTATGCTGCCGTAATCCGTGTTTTAATTGCTGCTTGGCCGTTTCCCGCGGTTCTTCCGGAAAGTTTTCAAACATGCGCCCGTGTTTTATCACATAAGGCAGCGTTAACCCCTGCACCACGAGTGTAAGCAGTATCACAACAAAAGTGATGAAGAGGATAAGATCGCGGTGAGGAAAGGCCATGCCGTTGTTCAATGTTACCGGTATGGCCAGGGCAGCTGCCAGCGATACAACACCGCGCATGCCGGTCCACCCCAGGAAAACGGGGATCAGCCAGCGCCTGTTCCTGGAGGATACACGGGGCGCCACGCTCGGCCGGAAGATAAGCGTTGCTATCAGAGCCGCATAGGAGCTGATGACCCGGGCAAGTATCAGTACGGCGGTCACCAGTACGCCATAACCGATGGCTGTATGCAGCGAAATACCTTTTGAACGCAATCCTTGCACGATCTCCGGAAGCTCAAGTCCGATGATGAGGAATACAATCCCGTTGAGTATGAAAATAAAGCTTTCCCACACGCTGTACCCTTTTATCCGGCTGGTGCTGTTGAGAAACGAGAAGCGGTGGGTAGACATCAGCAGACCGCCGCTTACGACGGCCAAAACCCCGGAACTGTGCACCTGCTCTGCCACCCAATACAGAAAATAAGGTTCAATAAGTGTAAAGGCAATATCGGAAGGAGCATCCGTAGGCAGCCGCTTGTGCGCCTGCATGAAGACCCATCCCAGCGCCAGCCCGATGCCGATGCCTCCTGTGATCATCCATAAAAAGCTGAAAGCCGCTTCATGCCAGATGAACTGGCCGGTGCCCACGGCAACGAGCGCAAAACGGAAGATGATCAGTGAAGAGGCGTCATTCAGCAGGCTTTCGCCTTCCAGGATGGCCGCGGTGGATTTGGGGATCTTTACAAATTTGGTGATGGCTCCTATGCTGACGGCATCGGGAGGCGACACGATGCCGCCCAGTAAAAAACCCAATGCGATCGTAAAGCCGGGTATAAAATAGTTGGCCACTACTGCTACCGACAATGCAGTAAAAAATACCACCAGGAAAGCAAAACTGCTGATGATGCGCCACCACTTTTTCATTTCCTTGAAAGAAACGGACCATGCTGCTTCACAAAGCAAGGGCGGAAGCAAAATGAAAAAGATCAGATCCGGGTTGACTTTCACAACCGGTAATCCCGGGATAAAGCTCACCAGCAGGCCCGCTACAACCAGTAAGATCGGATAAGCAATCCGGAGCTTTGTTGCCAGCATTTCCAAAAGGACCACTGCTACTACCATGGCCAGCAGAAAGGGGAGGATACTATGCATTAAGGCGTTGTTTAATATTTTATCACCAATGATCTTCTACCGGTCCGTTGAGTAACGCATTCCGCCGGCTATGACGGTTGATTCTCGGTACCTGCTTTCGGTGCCCCGGCTTTGGTTTATGCCCCGAATTTATAAAAAAGGCAAAAAAGATCAATAAAATTATTCTTACCGATCGGGAATCTGAACCGGCAATACAGGATAAAAAACGGGAAAGTTTGCCCATTGGCTGGCCGTACTATTTTACATGATGAGCCGCTGACAGCTGAAGGCCGAAAACCTTACTCCCAGATGCTTTTCAGTTCATATACTTCCAGCCCCGAAACCTTAGCGGATCCTCCTTTTGCGGATAATGAAAGCGAACGGTTACTGCCGTCGATGTTTATGTTGACCGGCATAAATACGAGTCCGTTATTAACAAATACTTCCAGTCCTGTCCGGTCGGCATAAACCAGCAGGCTGAGTTTTCCGTTTTGCAGTGCTGCCGGGGCTTTTACACCGTCGGCTACTAGCTCCTGCCGGGTCACATCATAGATCAGAGGTACGCCGCGGACATTCAGGCGGATCTCTTTTGCCTTGCCGGGTGCCAGTTCCATCCGGATCTCCGCCAGTTCAACAGCAATGTCTTTTAAGGGATCGGGGCCCATTTCTTTCAGGGTACTGTTGCCCTGCTTGTATGCTTTTATTCTCAATTGTTCCAGTTCCTTTACCGGCATCCGGGTCAGCCGGATCCCGTCCGGTGTTTTTACCAGCCGGTGCTCCATGGGCAGGCTCATCGACTGGTTGAACGGCATCTGATCTTTTACAGTATTCGTACGCCACCAGCCGATCTCGATCCGGCGGCCGGAAGGTTCATCGCTAAAGGTTTGCGGTGCATAGAAGTCGCGCCCGTATTGGTTTTGCAGCCTTTTTTCTTCTTCAGTGAAACGGGTGCCGTCAAAACTGCCGATGGCATATTGGGTATTGGCGCCCGTAAGCACCCATTTTTTTACACCGTTCATGCCCTGTACCGGCAATTCATAGAACTCGGGGCATTCAAAAAGATACCGGTCATTGCCCGCACCGCCATAGGTGATGCTGGCGGGCGTCCAGTTCTTCAGATCCGGTGAAGTGAGGAACTGCATGCTGTGTTGTTCGTTGTTGCCACGTTCCACCCACACAACCATGATCCATTTCTTTGTCGGCTCATACCAGATCACTTTGGGATCGCGGTTGTCCTTGTTAATGCGCGGTACCACAGCCTTGCCATAATTCCGGAACCTGCGCCCATCGGTGCTCCAGCTCATGTATTGTCCCCAGCCCCGGGCACCTGTATGAAAGAGAACCATTGCGGGCTTCCCGTTTTCCCCCAATCCGCTGGTATTGTTTTTATCCACTACGGCGCCGCCACTGAACACCGGCCCGCCCTGGTCGGGATGAATGGCATCGTCCAGTTCGTTCCAGTGGATCAGGTCTTTGCTTACGGCGTGTCCCCAGGTCATATTGCCCCAGTTGCGTCCGTAGGGGTTGTGCTGAAAAAAGAGGTGGTACTCCCCGTTGAAGTAAACCATTCCGTTGGGATCATTGGTCCAGCCGCGTTTGGGCGAAAAATGAAACTGGGGCCGCAGCTTTTCCCGGTATTCATTTGTATTGCTGTCTTTATCACTTTGCAGTACGGGGTTAAATATAGTTGAAGAGGCGGCTACTTTATCCACCCGCAGTTCGATGGCTTTGCCTTTCCATTGGTCAATGCGCATATATGCATACCAGTCCGGCAGCCCTTCAGCCAATTCCATATCCCAGAACCGCGTGTTAACGCCGTCTATCCAGAGCTCCAGGTTCCGTTTGGGGGCATCATTTTTTACCGGCAGCACCAGGTATTTTTTATCGGCGGTAAAATAGGTGCTGATATTTTTGGTTTGCGGCTGCTCCTGGCCATTGGCTGACAGGAATACTAAAAGAAACAAGCAGGGTTGGAGCCATCTTTTTATCATATGATACCGTTGTTTTTAAATATGTCATCGCGCTTCCCTGTAAGTGACTGAATTGTGTTATGTCTGCGATGCCGCCATTCCGGCCGGGCACCGCAGGTGCTGAATGAAGGCTTTTGAATAGTGTCACCTCCGGGATCGTTGTTCCTGTAAAAATATCATATTCTTTTTGAAGATGGATGACCGGCCCCGGGAAAATACCTGCAAGTATAAAAAAAAGGAAAGCTGTAGTTCTTACTACAGCTTTCCTTGATGGACGGTCTTTCCTGCCGGAGCTTATCTTTTATATACTCCAAGCTCCGCCAATGCAGTAGCTGTGCCGCTTTTATAATCAGATTTTATTACAATACGGAAATGACGGAATGTTGCAGGTGCGATCAGATCGAGGTATTGCTTTGCGGCGTTGTTGGCGAAGGTATAAGGTCCCAGCGACCGCCATACCGCTCCGTCATCGCTTACGAATATTTCCACCAGTTTTACCGCTCCATCCAGCGGAGTACGCTGATTATAGGTGAAACCATGTACTTCTTGTACCGCGCCCATGTCAACTGTGATTTGATGCGGATAGCCGGTGGCTTTACTCATATGCCAGATGGTTGATGTACTGTTGTCGATGGCGTTAGCGGGAGACCGGTTTGTTGGTACATCATAGTCTTCCATGGTGGGTACCCATCCGTTTTTAGGATATTCAACCGGTGGTCCTTGTGCCAGCAGCGGAGTATAATCGGTTTTAAAGGTGTCCAGCGACAGCGAATCGGGTTTGTACAGGGTCCGGTAGCGGAAGGTTTTGTTCCCCCCGAAATCACTCAATACCGTTGTGTCTGTTGTGTTATCGATGTACAGCTGATGCCCGGTACCGGCACTGTCGGTATATTCCAGTTCGTTGCCCAATACGGTCTCTTCCCGGCTTCCCCATGCAAGTGTAACTTCTTCGTTCAGGTATACTGCACTGGTTATGGCAGTAGGAAGCAGTCCCTTTTCATAGGCTGCTCCGTAAACGCGGCCCACCACTGATGACTTCACGGATTTATTACCTGCTTTGTCGTACAGATACAGGTCAAAAGAATAAATGCCTTCGGTCATGGACGGGAAATAGAGCTCTTCCACCGGTTTGCCGGTCTGAAATGCCGCTGAGTCGGTCATGTTATCCCAATATACGACCGCGCGGTTAGCGCTCAGGTCGGATTGATGAATACGGAGACTGATCCGATTTCTTCCGGGGAGCACTTCAATGGAATCGGGACTGCCGGTATATACGATTGATCCGTCTTTAATAAAGTCTTTGTAGGTGGCATCCATCTTATCGCAGGTGCAAAGCAATAACACACTGCATACTGCTATTCCAATTCTTAAAAGTTTCATTTACTTCAATTTTTACATGGATTAAAAGCGGGTTAATAATCACCCCAAAAA is from Niabella beijingensis and encodes:
- a CDS encoding VOC family protein, giving the protein MSKQIFINLPVQDLQKSMDFYTAIGFTNNPQFTDDKGACMVLTDAIFVMLLTHEHFRDFSSKEIADTRKTVAAINAITVESAAAVNEIADKAIAAGGNQYADPKDYGFMQQRCFEDLDGHNWEVIYMDMTKFPQG
- a CDS encoding Na+/H+ antiporter yields the protein MHSILPFLLAMVVAVVLLEMLATKLRIAYPILLVVAGLLVSFIPGLPVVKVNPDLIFFILLPPLLCEAAWSVSFKEMKKWWRIISSFAFLVVFFTALSVAVVANYFIPGFTIALGFLLGGIVSPPDAVSIGAITKFVKIPKSTAAILEGESLLNDASSLIIFRFALVAVGTGQFIWHEAAFSFLWMITGGIGIGLALGWVFMQAHKRLPTDAPSDIAFTLIEPYFLYWVAEQVHSSGVLAVVSGGLLMSTHRFSFLNSTSRIKGYSVWESFIFILNGIVFLIIGLELPEIVQGLRSKGISLHTAIGYGVLVTAVLILARVISSYAALIATLIFRPSVAPRVSSRNRRWLIPVFLGWTGMRGVVSLAAALAIPVTLNNGMAFPHRDLILFITFVVILLTLVVQGLTLPYVIKHGRMFENFPEEPRETAKQQLKHGLRQHTYQFLQGKYDQDQQELAGTRNMLQHWEAKLKASDDERMSHPARIIFLEMLESQRRYLTELNKDPAFDEAIIREQLFLIDLEEERIKMLYQ
- a CDS encoding GH32 C-terminal domain-containing protein, translating into MIKRWLQPCLFLLVFLSANGQEQPQTKNISTYFTADKKYLVLPVKNDAPKRNLELWIDGVNTRFWDMELAEGLPDWYAYMRIDQWKGKAIELRVDKVAASSTIFNPVLQSDKDSNTNEYREKLRPQFHFSPKRGWTNDPNGMVYFNGEYHLFFQHNPYGRNWGNMTWGHAVSKDLIHWNELDDAIHPDQGGPVFSGGAVVDKNNTSGLGENGKPAMVLFHTGARGWGQYMSWSTDGRRFRNYGKAVVPRINKDNRDPKVIWYEPTKKWIMVVWVERGNNEQHSMQFLTSPDLKNWTPASITYGGAGNDRYLFECPEFYELPVQGMNGVKKWVLTGANTQYAIGSFDGTRFTEEEKRLQNQYGRDFYAPQTFSDEPSGRRIEIGWWRTNTVKDQMPFNQSMSLPMEHRLVKTPDGIRLTRMPVKELEQLRIKAYKQGNSTLKEMGPDPLKDIAVELAEIRMELAPGKAKEIRLNVRGVPLIYDVTRQELVADGVKAPAALQNGKLSLLVYADRTGLEVFVNNGLVFMPVNINIDGSNRSLSLSAKGGSAKVSGLEVYELKSIWE
- a CDS encoding DUF4998 domain-containing protein — its product is MKLLRIGIAVCSVLLLCTCDKMDATYKDFIKDGSIVYTGSPDSIEVLPGRNRISLRIHQSDLSANRAVVYWDNMTDSAAFQTGKPVEELYFPSMTEGIYSFDLYLYDKAGNKSVKSSVVGRVYGAAYEKGLLPTAITSAVYLNEEVTLAWGSREETVLGNELEYTDSAGTGHQLYIDNTTDTTVLSDFGGNKTFRYRTLYKPDSLSLDTFKTDYTPLLAQGPPVEYPKNGWVPTMEDYDVPTNRSPANAIDNSTSTIWHMSKATGYPHQITVDMGAVQEVHGFTYNQRTPLDGAVKLVEIFVSDDGAVWRSLGPYTFANNAAKQYLDLIAPATFRHFRIVIKSDYKSGTATALAELGVYKR